A portion of the Bactrocera neohumeralis isolate Rockhampton chromosome 2, APGP_CSIRO_Bneo_wtdbg2-racon-allhic-juicebox.fasta_v2, whole genome shotgun sequence genome contains these proteins:
- the LOC126755195 gene encoding uncharacterized protein LOC126755195 isoform X1 produces MSSLFCFSALALRLRCKHAPSVSIEEWIKILSCISRRVPSVCLPAAVVKSHLCSQPLCAQRSTIYLCLAVTTCSATGLSGPYLFWGHHSVINLQPRALVEASEEDLTNLFQDTKAIVIFVRNTTGRIDGKAYPRFQQVVKSNAWAYLPQHFLAAEPFNYNANIEVINLSGNAEEEDESIVSGYNDALTIYGEGEVLGILASREDDTHYISKRDAKEREERTEEERGATTTSQTPTAEEEDKTFIYVALGDKAVLYVTSAPVINITGRLNDTKLVSHNKDVTFDDQKGKGYGRLNIIFSVETQKLFLRFNFTLSRGYWYMKAVEVEYNDYKAVLPVVGTIYSIPSAPLGFSYRCSSRSLQFGNDSDSLVINDFQVQPWLNGVPHFGDVYDCVGFTTAPIWAGILVTLFLVGILSLGLIALMDIKTPNRFESSRSKQLSLFIQE; encoded by the exons ATGAGTTCATTGTTTTGTTTCTCAGCATTGGCATTGCGTCTGCGCTGTAAACATGCGCCGTCAGTATCGATTGAAGAATGGATAAAAATTCTTTCGTGCATATCACGTCGAGTTCCAAGCGTTTGCCTGCCAGCAGCAGTTGTGAAAAGTCACCTTTGTAGCCAGCCATTGTGTGCCCAGAGAAGCA CGATTTACTTGTGTTTAGCTGTTACGACTTGCAGTGCTACTGGACTTAGTGGTCCGTACCTCTTTTGGGGTCATCACAGTGTCATTAATTTGCAGCCACGCGCCCTTGTCGAGGCCAGCGAAGAAGATCTCACCAATTTGTTTCAGGACACTAAGGCAATTGTGATTTTTGTGCGGAATACAACTGGACGCATTGATGGCAAGGCATATCCGAGATTTCAGCAAGTGGTGAAGTCCAACGCTTGGGCCTATTTGCCACAACATTTTCTTGCCGCGGAGCCTTTTAACTACAATGCCAATATagag GTCATTAATCTAAGCGGCAATGCTGAAGAAGAAGACGAATCAATTGTTTCTGGCTATAATGATGCGCTTACCATTTACGGCGAAGGAGAGGTGTTGGGCATATTAGCGAGTCGCGAAGATGACACACATTACATTTCTAAAAGAGACGCTAAAGAACGTGAAGAACGCACAGAAGAGGAACGCGGTGCAACGACAACTTCCCAAACACCAACCGCTGAGGAGGAAGACAAGACTTTCATTTACGTAGCACTTG GCGACAAGGCGGTGCTTTATGTAACTTCGGCTCCAGTAATTAATATCACCGGCAGATTAAACGACACCAAGCTAGTTTCGCATAACAAAGATGTCACTTTTGATGATCAAAAGGGTAAAGGTTATGGACGTCTCAATATTATATTCTCGGTGGAGACACAGAAATTATTCTTGCGCTTCAATTTCACATTGAGTCGTGGTTATTGGTACATGAAGGCTGTTGAAGTGGAGTACAATGATTACAAAGCGGTGCTACCAGTTGTGGGTACAATCTATAGCATTCCGTCGGCACCATTAGGTTTTTCATATCGCTGCTCCTCGCGCAGCTTACAATTTGGCAATGACAGTGACAGTCTTGTCATAAATGACTTTCAG GTGCAACCCTGGTTGAATGGTGTGCCACATTTTGGCGATGTTTACGATTGTGTTGGCTTTACAACTGCTCCTATTTGGGCTGGCATTTTGGTAACACTATTCTTGGTCGGCATTTTGTCACTGGGATTGATTGCATTGATGGATATTAAAACACCAAATCGATTTGAGAGTTCACGCAGCAAGCAATTATCACTCTTTATAcaagagtaa
- the LOC126755195 gene encoding uncharacterized protein LOC126755195 isoform X3 — MHCVFLAIYLCLAVTTCSATGLSGPYLFWGHHSVINLQPRALVEASEEDLTNLFQDTKAIVIFVRNTTGRIDGKAYPRFQQVVKSNAWAYLPQHFLAAEPFNYNANIEVINLSGNAEEEDESIVSGYNDALTIYGEGEVLGILASREDDTHYISKRDAKEREERTEEERGATTTSQTPTAEEEDKTFIYVALGDKAVLYVTSAPVINITGRLNDTKLVSHNKDVTFDDQKGKGYGRLNIIFSVETQKLFLRFNFTLSRGYWYMKAVEVEYNDYKAVLPVVGTIYSIPSAPLGFSYRCSSRSLQFGNDSDSLVINDFQVQPWLNGVPHFGDVYDCVGFTTAPIWAGILVTLFLVGILSLGLIALMDIKTPNRFESSRSKQLSLFIQELEMFILITYGIANPFVLLTLAIEFFLIHLLFILIVMYVYILLLY; from the exons ATGCATTGCGTTTTTCTAGCGATTTACTTGTGTTTAGCTGTTACGACTTGCAGTGCTACTGGACTTAGTGGTCCGTACCTCTTTTGGGGTCATCACAGTGTCATTAATTTGCAGCCACGCGCCCTTGTCGAGGCCAGCGAAGAAGATCTCACCAATTTGTTTCAGGACACTAAGGCAATTGTGATTTTTGTGCGGAATACAACTGGACGCATTGATGGCAAGGCATATCCGAGATTTCAGCAAGTGGTGAAGTCCAACGCTTGGGCCTATTTGCCACAACATTTTCTTGCCGCGGAGCCTTTTAACTACAATGCCAATATagag GTCATTAATCTAAGCGGCAATGCTGAAGAAGAAGACGAATCAATTGTTTCTGGCTATAATGATGCGCTTACCATTTACGGCGAAGGAGAGGTGTTGGGCATATTAGCGAGTCGCGAAGATGACACACATTACATTTCTAAAAGAGACGCTAAAGAACGTGAAGAACGCACAGAAGAGGAACGCGGTGCAACGACAACTTCCCAAACACCAACCGCTGAGGAGGAAGACAAGACTTTCATTTACGTAGCACTTG GCGACAAGGCGGTGCTTTATGTAACTTCGGCTCCAGTAATTAATATCACCGGCAGATTAAACGACACCAAGCTAGTTTCGCATAACAAAGATGTCACTTTTGATGATCAAAAGGGTAAAGGTTATGGACGTCTCAATATTATATTCTCGGTGGAGACACAGAAATTATTCTTGCGCTTCAATTTCACATTGAGTCGTGGTTATTGGTACATGAAGGCTGTTGAAGTGGAGTACAATGATTACAAAGCGGTGCTACCAGTTGTGGGTACAATCTATAGCATTCCGTCGGCACCATTAGGTTTTTCATATCGCTGCTCCTCGCGCAGCTTACAATTTGGCAATGACAGTGACAGTCTTGTCATAAATGACTTTCAG GTGCAACCCTGGTTGAATGGTGTGCCACATTTTGGCGATGTTTACGATTGTGTTGGCTTTACAACTGCTCCTATTTGGGCTGGCATTTTGGTAACACTATTCTTGGTCGGCATTTTGTCACTGGGATTGATTGCATTGATGGATATTAAAACACCAAATCGATTTGAGAGTTCACGCAGCAAGCAATTATCACTCTTTATAcaaga GTTGGAAATGTTCATACTGATTACCTACGGCATAGCAAATCCCTTTGTGCTCCTAACATTGGCCATCGAATTTTTCCtcatacatttattatttattttaattgttatgtATGTTTACATCTTACTATTATATTAA
- the LOC126755195 gene encoding V-type proton ATPase subunit S1 isoform X2, with protein MHCVFLAIYLCLAVTTCSATGLSGPYLFWGHHSVINLQPRALVEASEEDLTNLFQDTKAIVIFVRNTTGRIDGKAYPRFQQVVKSNAWAYLPQHFLAAEPFNYNANIEVINLSGNAEEEDESIVSGYNDALTIYGEGEVLGILASREDDTHYISKRDAKEREERTEEERGATTTSQTPTAEEEDKTFIYVALGDKAVLYVTSAPVINITGRLNDTKLVSHNKDVTFDDQKGKGYGRLNIIFSVETQKLFLRFNFTLSRGYWYMKAVEVEYNDYKAVLPVVGTIYSIPSAPLGFSYRCSSRSLQFGNDSDSLVINDFQVQPWLNGVPHFGDVYDCVGFTTAPIWAGILVTLFLVGILSLGLIALMDIKTPNRFESSRSKQLSLFIQE; from the exons ATGCATTGCGTTTTTCTAGCGATTTACTTGTGTTTAGCTGTTACGACTTGCAGTGCTACTGGACTTAGTGGTCCGTACCTCTTTTGGGGTCATCACAGTGTCATTAATTTGCAGCCACGCGCCCTTGTCGAGGCCAGCGAAGAAGATCTCACCAATTTGTTTCAGGACACTAAGGCAATTGTGATTTTTGTGCGGAATACAACTGGACGCATTGATGGCAAGGCATATCCGAGATTTCAGCAAGTGGTGAAGTCCAACGCTTGGGCCTATTTGCCACAACATTTTCTTGCCGCGGAGCCTTTTAACTACAATGCCAATATagag GTCATTAATCTAAGCGGCAATGCTGAAGAAGAAGACGAATCAATTGTTTCTGGCTATAATGATGCGCTTACCATTTACGGCGAAGGAGAGGTGTTGGGCATATTAGCGAGTCGCGAAGATGACACACATTACATTTCTAAAAGAGACGCTAAAGAACGTGAAGAACGCACAGAAGAGGAACGCGGTGCAACGACAACTTCCCAAACACCAACCGCTGAGGAGGAAGACAAGACTTTCATTTACGTAGCACTTG GCGACAAGGCGGTGCTTTATGTAACTTCGGCTCCAGTAATTAATATCACCGGCAGATTAAACGACACCAAGCTAGTTTCGCATAACAAAGATGTCACTTTTGATGATCAAAAGGGTAAAGGTTATGGACGTCTCAATATTATATTCTCGGTGGAGACACAGAAATTATTCTTGCGCTTCAATTTCACATTGAGTCGTGGTTATTGGTACATGAAGGCTGTTGAAGTGGAGTACAATGATTACAAAGCGGTGCTACCAGTTGTGGGTACAATCTATAGCATTCCGTCGGCACCATTAGGTTTTTCATATCGCTGCTCCTCGCGCAGCTTACAATTTGGCAATGACAGTGACAGTCTTGTCATAAATGACTTTCAG GTGCAACCCTGGTTGAATGGTGTGCCACATTTTGGCGATGTTTACGATTGTGTTGGCTTTACAACTGCTCCTATTTGGGCTGGCATTTTGGTAACACTATTCTTGGTCGGCATTTTGTCACTGGGATTGATTGCATTGATGGATATTAAAACACCAAATCGATTTGAGAGTTCACGCAGCAAGCAATTATCACTCTTTATAcaagagtaa
- the LOC126767090 gene encoding uncharacterized protein LOC126767090 — MADSRERIRGPPRDGREFLTSPRQVLRRLMLLSEGRQYREAAGVVGRLGPSVLRSVIAELPIDLLLEHLPHSAYLLESFFTRLITVNPSPKPDVPIESVVWQLVRLFSYPHESGMRQRCAKLTQAIAQYEPSLRQALRERRKSFDNAVQGLGVHGLTTDATGQLISLHHALKTELQRHLDIYKMAIHKLEELSMVTAHQDPAHSSHQRLLAINYGDIQQRLIENKTLLTMLDKPALKQLASLVENLSQRVENDKEVLKCVGQVKRLDGKACIEKRPAAGLLMNFAQGCEAVLQLMGPESLPTSPTAICSGSNSSNCSDGYHSDDSTSEETSEMVTQYRTLYLENRTDTLEALDGLPQLKHVQNLKAKILFSIIVLSFRLCHAMRERKVIEVRRILNCALDSSSESTLALDRAVRTHLQETVESFPVGEIERSVFNQVLSTLHEYPCLESCPPLTHFVSACVRLAWRMINQKSPYYLDTDFNLGFLRPEKHERHTQSDRRSDLIKAFLWPALMQNNHCVFKAIVAT; from the exons ATGGCCGATAGTCGTGAACGTATACGTGGTCCACCACGTGATGGTCGCGAATTTCTCACCAGTCCCAGACAAGTATTGCGACGTTTAATGTTGCTCTCCGAGGGACGTCAATATAGAGAGGCGGCAGGTGTTGTGGGTCGACTGGGACCGTCCGTTTTGCGTTCAGTCATAGCAGAGTTGCCCATCGACTTGCTGCTGGAACATTTACCGCACAGCGCCTATCTGCTGGAGTCATTTTTCACAAG ATTAATCACAGTCAATCCCTCACCAAAACCGGATGTACCCATAGAATCAGTTGTTTGGCAGCTGGTGCGTCTCTTTTCATATCCCCACGAGTCAGGTATGCGGCAACGTTGCGCGAAGCTTACACAGGCCATAGCTCAGTATGAACCCAGTTTGCGTCAGGCACTGCGCGAGCGGCGAAAATCCTTCGATAACGCCGTGCAAGGTTTGGGTGTGCACGGTTTGACCACAGACGCCACCGGACAGTTAATATCACTGCATCATGCGCTCAAGACCGAATTGCAAAGACATTTGGATATATACAAAATGGCCATACATAAATTGGAAGAGCTGAGCATGGTGACTGCGCATCAAGATCCAGCACATTCCTCCCATCAACGCTTGCTTGCCATCAACTACGGTGACATACAACAAAGACTGATCGAGAACAAAACCCTGCTCACCATGCTGGATAAGCCGGCCTTAAAGCAGCTGGCAAGTCTTGTAGAGAATCTTAGTCAACGTGTGGAGAATGATAAAGAGGTGTTGAAGTGTGTGGGCCAAGTGAAACGTTTAGATGGTAAAGCTTGTATAGAGAAACGTCCGGCGGCCGGTTTATTAATGAACTTCGCGCAAGGTTGCGAAGCTGTGCTACAGCTTATGGGTCCCGAAAGTCTACCGACAAGCCCGACTGCCATTTGTAGCGGTAGCAACAGTAGTAACTGCAGTGATGGCTATCATTCGGATGATTCAACCAGCGAAGAAACGAG TGAAATGGTTACTCAATATCGCACGCTATATTTGGAGAACCGAACAGACACTTTGGAGGCTTTGGATGGATTGCCGCAGCTGAAACATGTTCAAAATTTGAAAGCGAAAATACTCTTCTCGATAATTGTG TTGTCATTTCGTCTGTGCCATGCTATGCGCGAAAGGAAAGTGATTGAAGTGCGTCGGATATTGAATTGCGCCTTGGACTCGTCGAGTGAGAGTACGCTTGCCTTGGATCGTGCGGTGCGCACACATTTGCAGGAGACCGTTGAATCATTTCCGGTCGGAGAAATCGAACGTTCCGTTTTCAATCAG GTGCTTTCCACTCTCCACGAATATCCCTGCTTGGAGTCATGTCCACCTTTAACGCACTTCGTCAGCGCCTGTGTGCGCTTGGCTTGGCGCATGATTAATCAGAAGTCACCTTATTACCTTGATACTGATTTCAATCttg GTTTCTTGCGCCCGGAAAAGCACGAGCGGCATACGCAATCAGATCGGCGCTCCGACTTGATCAAAGCATTTCTTTGGCCAGCGCTGATGCAGAACAACCACTGTGTCTTTAAAGCGATAGTAGCCACTTAG